The Propionispora hippei DSM 15287 genome has a segment encoding these proteins:
- a CDS encoding AI-2E family transporter yields MPSYKQGIRIAILTGLLLTGLYYLWLIRNVLYPFLLGFFIAYLLNPLVCLFERWKIKRIWGIFIIYAVLLGIIFLGVIYFFPILMKDIDDFSARLPQIMIKVDLAQQQMYSQYNNSLLPLTIKKALDNLLLSLETGVNDFIGAILQTCLTLISHSLGILISPILAFYMLYDWYPIKDKILSALPGRWRPEFAAVAKDIDKVLSGVIRGQILTAIIVGTVVTGGLSLLHVEFPLIIGIFAGMLDVIPYFGAFLGAAPGIVLALLQSPLAAIQVSILFFIIHQLEGAVIQPKILGESVGLHPLSVIFFVFVGGELGGITGMLLGVPIAAIGKVIGKHLINLFL; encoded by the coding sequence ATGCCTAGCTACAAGCAAGGAATAAGAATAGCCATTCTGACGGGACTGTTATTAACCGGATTGTACTACCTATGGCTTATACGAAATGTATTGTATCCTTTCTTGCTGGGATTTTTTATCGCTTATCTCTTAAATCCCTTAGTTTGTCTATTTGAGAGGTGGAAAATTAAACGGATTTGGGGAATTTTCATTATTTATGCTGTTCTGCTGGGAATTATTTTTTTAGGGGTTATTTATTTTTTCCCTATACTTATGAAAGATATTGATGATTTCTCCGCGCGGCTTCCTCAAATTATGATTAAAGTAGATTTAGCACAACAGCAGATGTACAGTCAGTACAATAACTCCTTGCTTCCCCTTACGATAAAAAAAGCTTTGGATAATTTGTTACTATCTTTAGAAACTGGCGTCAATGATTTTATAGGAGCTATCCTTCAAACCTGCTTGACGCTCATCAGTCATTCGCTAGGTATTTTAATCAGTCCCATATTAGCTTTCTATATGCTATATGACTGGTATCCGATAAAAGATAAAATTCTTAGTGCTTTACCGGGACGCTGGCGACCGGAATTTGCTGCTGTAGCCAAAGATATTGATAAAGTACTGAGCGGTGTTATTCGTGGACAAATCCTGACTGCTATAATTGTCGGTACCGTGGTTACTGGAGGGTTAAGCCTGCTACATGTTGAATTTCCACTGATTATCGGAATTTTTGCCGGTATGTTGGATGTAATTCCTTATTTTGGCGCCTTTCTGGGAGCTGCGCCGGGAATTGTTCTGGCGCTATTGCAGTCACCGCTGGCGGCTATTCAGGTAAGTATTTTGTTTTTTATCATTCATCAATTAGAGGGGGCGGTTATTCAACCTAAAATATTGGGAGAAAGCGTGGGTCTTCATCCATTATCGGTTATTTTCTTTGTATTCGTCGGCGGTGAACTAGGCGGCATTACCGGCATGCTGCTAGGAGTTCCTATCGCTGCGATAGGTAAGGTAATTGGCAAACATCTTATAAATTTGTTTCTTTAA